One Gavia stellata isolate bGavSte3 chromosome 20, bGavSte3.hap2, whole genome shotgun sequence genomic region harbors:
- the ASIP gene encoding agouti-signaling protein, protein MTMEFFLPRMESKNLFLSLLLCYSVLRAAHSHMVIEEKTECNLSRSNKMNLQDLPPISIVDLTKRSQKVSRKEAENKKSSKKNAEPKTSPKPRPTPAADCVPNFKTCKPHLNSCCNYCALCKCRIFQTICQCLMLNPKC, encoded by the exons ATGACAATGGAATTTTTCCTGCCCAGGATGGAAAGTAAGAACCTCTTCCTAAGCCTACTGCTCTGCTACAGTGTGCTCAGAGCTGCCCATTCTCATATGGTAATTGAAGAGAAGACAGAATGCAACCTGTCAAGGAGCAACAAAATGAATCTCCAAGATCTCCCACCCATCTCCATAGTAG ATTTAACTAAAAGATCCCAGAAAGTCAGCAGGAAAGAGGCAGAGAACAAGAAATCTTCCAAG aaaaacGCTGAACCAAAGACATCTCCAAAACCAAGGCCCACACCAGCTGCTGACTGTGTGCCAAACTTCAAAACCTGCAAACCACACTTGAATTCATGTTGTAACTACTGTGCTTTGTGCAAATGCCGAATTTTTCAGACCATCTGCCAATGTCTAATGTTAAACCCAAAGTGCTAA